The DNA window CCCATATCCTGGGCGATGGCGCAGGCGAGATGAGTCACCCGGCGCTGATGGCCGGCGGTGTACGGATCCCTCATTTCCGAGGTCACGGTCAGTGCCATAACCGTGCCCTCTAAAGCATTTTCGATTTTCGTAAGGTTAATCATGACTTGTTCTTCAGCTCGTTGGTGCTTAACGCCGGTTCGCAGAGCGGAAATACCGTACGAAATATCGTCTGCCAATTCCAAGAGCAGTTTCTTTTCTTCATCGTCGAAAGTATCCGCGCTGGCGCTGTAGATTGTTAGCGCGCCCATTGTACGGTTGTCGAAAAATAAAGGCAGGGACAGGATCGAACGGTAGGGCTGGTTCGCCGCCGACGGGGGTCCAAAACACGGCTGGCGACCATCCGGAAGTTTTTGACAAACCTGGAACTGCCCGGAACTTAAAACGGACCGGAGGATTTTATTTCGTCCGTTCGGATCCGTTAAATCGATTTTTTCCGAAGCATAATCAAAAAACTCGGAGCCGGCATATGCAACGGGACGGAGGACATCCTTCTCCGCGATCTCAAGCAAACCGATCCAGACTATGGGATATTCCCCGGTTTTTCTGATGATCTGGCAGACATCGTTAAGTAAATCTTTTTCGTCGGTAGCCCGGACTAGACAGCTGTTGCATTCGCTGATGATTTTCAGGGATCGGTTGAGTTTTTGGAGTCTTTCTTCGTTTCGTTTGCGGTCGGTGATGTCCCGGAAAAAACCCACATTGCACGGTCTATTATCAACCGTTAAGGTAGTTGTGTTAATGTCCGCGTATAAAACTGTCCCGTCCTTCCTGAGACATGGAATGTCCGGGGCCAGAGTCTTCTCTCCGCGGGCTTGAGCTTCAAACTCGGCGATTACCCGCGGCAAGTCCTCCTTGGGGTGAATATCTGCCAGGCTCAGCGTTTTCAATTCCTCCTCGGTATATCCAAGCATTCGACACAGCGCCGGATTTGCGTACTTAAATGTCTTCGTTTCAGTGTCGGCAAGCAAGATACCATCGGCGCTTATTTCAAAAAGCGCGCGATATCTTGCCTCCGAATCCCGCAGCGCCTCCTCGGTTCGTTTATGCTCGGCGTTTTCCTGCTGCAGGTTCTCCACGGCATGTTTTAATTCATCACTCCTCCTGGTTACCTCGGACTCCA is part of the bacterium genome and encodes:
- a CDS encoding HD domain-containing phosphohydrolase, with product MKANPVILIVDDQLQNIDLLEAYLVPQGYEIVKAANGEEALEKLSGNQIDLILLDVIMPGMDGFEVTRRIRQDDKIRLLPIILVTILWETEDRIKGIEAGCDDFLSTPVDKTELLVRIRSLLKVKAYNDLMSNYRKELESEVTRRSDELKHAVENLQQENAEHKRTEEALRDSEARYRALFEISADGILLADTETKTFKYANPALCRMLGYTEEELKTLSLADIHPKEDLPRVIAEFEAQARGEKTLAPDIPCLRKDGTVLYADINTTTLTVDNRPCNVGFFRDITDRKRNEERLQKLNRSLKIISECNSCLVRATDEKDLLNDVCQIIRKTGEYPIVWIGLLEIAEKDVLRPVAYAGSEFFDYASEKIDLTDPNGRNKILRSVLSSGQFQVCQKLPDGRQPCFGPPSAANQPYRSILSLPLFFDNRTMGALTIYSASADTFDDEEKKLLLELADDISYGISALRTGVKHQRAEEQVMINLTKIENALEGTVMALTVTSEMRDPYTAGHQRRVTHLACAIAQDMGLPKDRINAIRVAGLLHDIGKITIPAEILTKPSKLTDVEFAMIKIHPKAAHDIIKSVDFPWPVAKYILQHHEKLNGSGYPSGLKGDEILMESRILCVADIVEAMSSHRPYRPALGIDAALGDMLANKGVLYDPVVVDSCVKLFREKGFKFE